The DNA segment TCGACATCTTGCATCCGATAGCCAGCCTGACGATAGAATTCCACCTTGTCGACAAACGCTGATTTACTGAGATCCCTTATCGATGCCCACCCTATTTCATTCGGGTCATCGGCATCGACAAAATGATTTTGCTTTGGACTAATTGTTAATCCACCACCTAATTGCTCATCAATAACAACATCAAGTTGCCCTAATGAATCGGCTGGACCGCTGTTTTTATCGCCTTTTGGCTCAAAATGAAGCTCGCCCTCATGACAACCCGACAAAAGAACTGAGATCATCATAACCAGGAGAAACGAATATTTTTTCATAGCTCTATCCTTGGATAGTGTGGGCCTGTTCGGCGAATATTGCCCATTCACAACCACATAGTACATATGAAATATCGAATATGACGTTTGTCATAGATCAAAGGTCTAGTACATTAGTATTAATCCCATGCATTTTTTACAATACCCTTAATCTATTTTTGGCATGAAGAGATGATGGCTCTGAGGTTAAATTTGTTAATTTATTTCGGTGTCTTTTTTTCTGATGAATCCAGTGATATTCCTCACCCTTGTTCCTATGAAATCAATACATACGTCTACGACAGTAAACACCCTATTTACGAATATTGGTTACTGATCTGCTTAATACTGTTAGGCTTTAACTTTAAGCCCGTTGCCGCCCCTTATCCGGTTGTAACTTGATTATTACGCCACACAGGGAGCGCCATGACACACTTGCAAAATTTACTGAATGAGATCAACGAGCTGCAAGAACGGGTCTCCGAGGAGATCAGCCGCGAAGCGGAGAAGCTCGGCTACAGCGTCCATAATGGCCGGGTTCAGTTTGAGGAACAAATCAAGCACCGCCATCACCAGATGGCCATGAGCCTGCGCAGTTATCTGGCCACGTCACGCTGGCTGGTCATTTTCACTGCCCCCATCGTTTATAGTCTGCTATTGCCCATGTTGTTGCTTGACCTTGGCGTCAGCATCTATCAGCGGCTTTGCTTTCCGCTGTATCGCATTCCCCGCGTAACACGCCGCGACTATTTTATTTACGACCGGCAGCAATTAAAATATCTGAACCTGATCGAGCGCATCCACTTCTCATACTGCAGCTATGGCAACGGCCTGCTTGGTTACGCTACCGAGATTGCCGCCCGCACCGAACAATACTGGTGCCCGATCAAACACGCCAAACGCAACAAAACACCGCATTCACGTTATTACCATTTTTTGTCTTACGGTGACGCCGAAGATTACGAAAATAAACTCCAGGCGCTGAGAAAAAAGTTTGATGATTGCTAAGGTGTAGCGACGCTCGACAACTTTGGCATTCCCTGCCAAACAGGCTTTAGCTGTCAATCCGCCACCAACGTACGTGTTTGGTTATTGCTCAGATTAGAAACAGTCTCAATTCAGCATAATTTACACAGTTACCCTTTAAATTGCTCTGTACTTGGACGCTGGAATAGCAGAAGTGTGACAAGTTTCTCTGTTGCAGGTGTCGGTATGAAAATTCAGTCATCTCAAGTGCAGCTCTCCGCCCGGCATGAACACAGCCAAACACATGAAGTTAGAGAAAATCTTCGGCTGTGGCGTACCGAAACCACAACCGCACCAGACACAGTTGCCATCTCCGATCGAGCCAAGGAGCTGCAACAGAAGGACGAGAGTGAAAAGCTCAATCCGGTCCGCGTAAAATACCAATCCCTGATTCGTTTTGTGGAAGCGCTGACAGGAAAGAAAATGAAGTTTATTGACCCGACGTCGGAAACGACAGAGAGCAGCGCCAGGTCCAGTAGCGTTGGCATGAGTTATGAGCGCACCGAGACCTATCAGGAACAGGAAAGTGTGCAATTCACCGCCGCCGCCATTATCAAAACAGCCGATGGCAAACAGATCACCGTTGATCTCGAATTGAATATGTCCAGGTCGTTGGTTGAGACGACAGGAATTCGATTGGACATGGGTAACGCTCGACAAAAAGATCCGCTCGTCATCAATTTTGACGGCAACTCAGCCGGCCTAACCGACGCGAAGTTCCGCTTTGATATTGATGCCGATGGCGAAGCAGATCAAATATCGCGACTGCGTGAAGGCAGCGGCTATCTCGCCCTCGATGCCAATGCTGATGGTGTAATCAATCACGGTCGTGAGTTGTTTGGTGCGATCAGCGGCGATGGTTTTGCCGACCTTGGAAAGTATGATCAAGACCGTAATCTCTGGATAGATGAAAATGACGACATTTATCACAAGCTGCGCATCTGGACGCAAGATGAAAATGGCAACGATCAGTTAATGGCGCTGGGTGAAAAGAATATTGGCGCTATTTTCCTCGGCAAAGTCAGTTCCCCGTTCCAGTTGCGCGATGCCAGCCAGACGGTGACGCACGGTGAGATTGCCAGCACCGGCATTTATCTAAACGAAGATGGCACTGCCGGAACAGTGCAGCAGATATTTGTTGCGGTGTGATTTTTTTTGCAGCCCGGATTTCGTCATCAATTCGTTCGGTCTACTTGCTATCCGATTCCACATGCGCCCGATTACGCTACGCTAATCGGACCTACATAACCTGAGCAAAGCAGTTTTAAATTTGCCAAACCTCATTCCCAGCCAGCTGGATTCCAACCCCAAGCCTCCTTATCAGCTTGAATAATGAGCCGAATAGATCTACTATTAGACTCACAACATGAGCCGAATACCTCATCTAAACGGCTCACAGGAGCTGATCGCATGACCTCAAAACAGGCCAGTTGGATCTGGCAACACGCACAATGGCCCCACTTTGTCTGGCAGGACGATGCAATTCAGCCATTACTGCGTGCCGTGCGACTAAAACAAGGCATCCTGCTGGGCAGGACCTGTGTGCTAAATGATGATGCCGACGCACAGCCCGTTCTGGATACGCTGCTGCAAAACATCATCACCTCCTCCGCCATTGAGGGCGAGCAGCTAAATATTGAATCGATACGCTCTTCACTGGCCAAGCGACTCGGGCTGAAAACAACACCTGGCTACCCCACCTCCAACCGCTCCGAAGGGCTGGCGGAAATGATGCTTGATGCGGTTGGTAACCTGGAGTCATCACTGACGCTGGCTCGACTGTTTCAATGGCATTGCTGGTTGTTTCCCGAGGGTGCATTTTCGCTTCACCCTGTTCATGCTGGAGAACTAAGGGGGGACGAGCCCATGCAGGTCGTGTCCGGTCGCTTTGATCGTCCAACCATTCATTTTGAAGCGCCGCCTCGTGACGTACTCGACACCGAACTCAGCACTTTTATAGATTGGTTTAACGGAAGCCGGTCGGAACCGAAACTTGATCCGCTGTTGCGCGCCGCCATCTGCCACTTATGGCTGATTACCTTACATCCCTTTGATGATGGCAATGGCCGCATCACGCGGGCCTTAACCGATATGGCGCTGGCGCAAGCAGACCAACAAAGCATTCGCCTGTATGCCATGTCTGCTGCGATTCTGGAAAAACGCCAAGCCTACTATCGCATTCTGGAACAAAGCCAACGCGGTGACGTTGATGTCACTGCATGGTTAGTTTGGTTTCTGGAAACGCTGAAATGTGCGCTGCAAAACTCACTCGACAAAATTGAACTGACCTTGGCAAAAACGCGCTTCTGGCAACGCCATCACGATACCGTGCTGTCGAAGGAACAGATAAAAGTGCTAAACCGTTTGCTGGATGGAGGAGAAAAAGGCTTGCAACAGGGAATCAGTGCGTCGCAATACCAAACAGTCGCCAAAGTTAGCAAGGCCACCGCCACACGTCATCTCGGCGAACTACTCGAAAAAGGGTGCATCGATAAACTGCCCGGCGGAGGACGCAGCACACGTTATCAGATAAGGCACAAACTCGAGTGAACGATTGAGATACAGCCCGCTTGGGGGATGGTGTGATCGTGACCCGACCCCAAGAGTGGACGATTGGATTTAGAAAAAAAGCGGGAACAGTAGAAATCCCCGGGGATTCCCCGGAACGCCCCCCGGGGAGCCCTCGAGGGAAGTGAATTGGAATACTTCGACGGTTCCGGCCCCGTCCCGGCCCCGGAGGCAAATTCCCCGGCCCCGAGCTATTTCGCCCCCGGAACCATCCCGGCAACTAATGAGCTATTCCCCGGGGAATATCCCGGAACATTTTCGGGTGATGATAGTGATTATCTACGGGAGAAAATGACGGCCCCAGGGTTTTCTCCCCCTTGGAGTTCTGTCAATAACTGTACGAAATAATCCTCGATACGCAGTCACATAGATAAAAAGAGATAGAAATATTAGAAGCGATTACTGTGCTTTAACAACCCCCCACTATAAAAACACATATAACCTATTGTTTTTTAACCATTATCAGCAAAGAGAGTAACTTTTTTCATCTAACATTTGAATATATTGCCAATTTGTCCGATAATATTATTGCTGTTGTATGAACGGAGCCGGAAACGGCGCAACAGTACCGCCCACAAGGGTTGACGCCGAAGAGCGCGATACTCAAAGGTTCCGATTAAATCTTGTTCTAAAAAGCGTCTATCCTTAGGCGCTTTTTTATCTGCGGTGAACTTTTATTGGCTTATTGTGCATGATATTAAAAGCCGCAATGCCAAACCGTATTTTACCCGCCTTTGGTGCACTACCATAAGTTCTGTAGTAGGCCGAACTTACATATAAATTTAAGTCCACTCCTTGAGCACTTGCTTTAGTAAGGGTAAAAAATATTTCGTATTCCCCAGCACTTCCGTCCCCCTTCGGAATCCGTAAAAAGTTTCTCTTGCCCGTACTATATACATAGCCTTGATCTAATCCTTTAATAGCGCCAGGAAGAGAATGAGACCATTCATAACGATTAAAACAAAACGTACGAATCTCCTTGTTATCAGAATACGCTAAATCCTCACTATGCTCTTCTCTTAACCCCTTAGTAAAAGTATGCAAGGAATAGGTAACTTGAATTCGATAAACTGCATCATTTTTTCCTTGTTTAACCTGACAGAACGTCCACAATTCGGGGTGCAAATGCCCAAGACTATACACCTCCCCCTTATATTCAAATGGCTGCCAATAAATCATTACACCATCTCACCACCCGCCCAGCGGGAATCTCACTCCAATGCAACCATTAAGAAGCTTTCTTTAACCCTGGGTTATTATCTTCAGGAAGAATTAGCTGCTCACTATACACCATCACCTCAGACCCCTTACTAGGTTGAGCAGCATGATAATTAAGAGAATACGTGGCGCGCCGGCTTTCCCTATAAAATTCGTGGATTTGGGGTGTGTTGTCATATGACACCATCCAGGGGTGTTTTATCTTGTTCTGAACCAACTGGGCAATAAGAGCATGATCCTTATGCCCATAATGATTATCGTATAACTCTTGCCCCTTTACGTAATAAGGAGGATCAAGATAAATAAGAGATTTCTTTGGCAAAACAGGAATTACATTTTTTATAAGATCTGAGGCATCAAGATTATATATAGATATTCTATCTTTATAGTCTGCAATCCGCTCAATTCTATCAATCAGCCCATCTTTATTGAATCTTGCATCGATTTTCCATGGCCCATCTTGATTTTTCCCTCCGATTACACCACCACTAATA comes from the Gammaproteobacteria bacterium genome and includes:
- a CDS encoding Fic family protein, which gives rise to MTSKQASWIWQHAQWPHFVWQDDAIQPLLRAVRLKQGILLGRTCVLNDDADAQPVLDTLLQNIITSSAIEGEQLNIESIRSSLAKRLGLKTTPGYPTSNRSEGLAEMMLDAVGNLESSLTLARLFQWHCWLFPEGAFSLHPVHAGELRGDEPMQVVSGRFDRPTIHFEAPPRDVLDTELSTFIDWFNGSRSEPKLDPLLRAAICHLWLITLHPFDDGNGRITRALTDMALAQADQQSIRLYAMSAAILEKRQAYYRILEQSQRGDVDVTAWLVWFLETLKCALQNSLDKIELTLAKTRFWQRHHDTVLSKEQIKVLNRLLDGGEKGLQQGISASQYQTVAKVSKATATRHLGELLEKGCIDKLPGGGRSTRYQIRHKLE
- a CDS encoding DNA adenine methylase; this encodes MGRYNTPLRYPGGKAKLSSYIKEIFELNNLCDGHYMEPYAGGAGIALDLLMDEYVTHIHLNDLNYPLYSFWHCVLNDTESLCRRIKNCRVTINVWNRQKKIINHPGEHSLFELGFALFFLNRVNRSGIISGGVIGGKNQDGPWKIDARFNKDGLIDRIERIADYKDRISIYNLDASDLIKNVIPVLPKKSLIYLDPPYYVKGQELYDNHYGHKDHALIAQLVQNKIKHPWMVSYDNTPQIHEFYRESRRATYSLNYHAAQPSKGSEVMVYSEQLILPEDNNPGLKKAS